The following proteins come from a genomic window of Gynuella sunshinyii YC6258:
- a CDS encoding glycosyltransferase family 2 protein has protein sequence MTVLAIVIVNYKTPAMVIDCLETCMPELVDIDSKIIVVDNCSKDNSCEEIRRWIDSEQVQGQVEVVASPVNGGFSAGNNVGIKAVRAKYYLLLNSDTLVRKNAFKTLLSVAEQNPQAGLFSPRLEWPDATPQESCFRFHSPVSELINAACTGIVSRLLRNFVVAHPVRMEPDYYHWTSFACVLIRAEVLESIGLMDEGYFMYFEDSEFCYRAAAAGWKVMNVPDAHVVHLRGGSSPVKSQARLRKRLPRYFYESRARFFYQLYGKSGLLAANVLWIFGTLISQSRRIILPHKPRSVIEKQWRDIWVNFNKPLKPYIHPDDYDKT, from the coding sequence ATGACTGTGCTAGCAATTGTTATCGTTAATTACAAGACTCCGGCAATGGTCATAGATTGTCTGGAAACCTGTATGCCTGAGCTGGTTGATATCGACAGTAAAATTATTGTTGTTGATAACTGCTCGAAAGATAATTCCTGTGAAGAAATCCGACGTTGGATTGATAGCGAGCAGGTGCAGGGGCAGGTGGAGGTTGTTGCGTCACCGGTGAACGGTGGCTTCTCAGCAGGTAACAACGTTGGAATTAAGGCTGTTAGGGCAAAATATTACCTGCTCCTTAACAGTGATACCCTGGTAAGGAAAAATGCATTTAAAACCCTCTTGAGTGTTGCCGAACAAAATCCTCAAGCGGGGTTGTTCAGCCCCAGGCTTGAGTGGCCGGATGCGACTCCTCAGGAAAGTTGTTTTCGCTTTCACTCACCGGTTAGTGAGCTTATCAATGCCGCCTGCACGGGCATCGTGAGTCGATTGCTGAGAAATTTTGTTGTCGCCCATCCTGTCCGTATGGAGCCAGACTATTACCATTGGACCAGTTTTGCGTGTGTCCTGATCAGAGCTGAAGTACTGGAAAGTATAGGTCTGATGGACGAAGGTTACTTCATGTACTTTGAGGACTCAGAGTTTTGTTACCGGGCTGCTGCTGCTGGCTGGAAGGTCATGAATGTTCCCGATGCGCATGTGGTTCATCTACGGGGGGGCAGCTCTCCCGTTAAATCCCAGGCGCGTCTGAGAAAACGCCTGCCGCGTTATTTTTACGAATCCAGGGCGCGGTTTTTCTATCAGCTCTATGGTAAATCCGGATTGTTGGCTGCCAACGTTCTATGGATTTTTGGCACCCTTATTTCTCAGTCTCGCAGAATTATTCTGCCTCATAAACCAAGAAGCGTCATTGAAAAGCAGTGGCGCGATATCTGGGTTAATTTCAACAAGCCTCTCAAACCCTACATTCATCCGGATGACTATGACAAAACCTGA
- a CDS encoding sulfotransferase domain-containing protein: protein MTKPDFILIGAMKSATSTLHAQLAMQPGIFMSTPKEPNYFSDDEQYARGEAWYDGLFELAENGDLCGESSTHYTKLPDYPQTIERMQRRLVAPKLIYVIRHPVDRLVSHYIHQWSQRVISCDINQAIDQYHELIAYSCYARQLLPYIEAYGRENILVTCTEAIKASPQSELERVARFIGYSKPVVWHDTLPSQNVSQQRIRPFPGYGLLVESRVMTFLRQKLVPQSIRDRVKSGLTMKERPVIDAVHMNKLVETFDRDLEVLGSWFGRQIKCDNFKQVAVSEPLKFSHQQS from the coding sequence ATGACAAAACCTGATTTCATATTAATTGGGGCAATGAAAAGTGCCACCAGTACATTACATGCTCAGTTGGCCATGCAACCCGGCATTTTTATGTCTACGCCGAAAGAGCCTAATTATTTCAGTGATGATGAGCAGTATGCGCGCGGAGAGGCATGGTACGATGGTTTGTTTGAGTTGGCAGAGAACGGTGATCTATGTGGAGAGTCCAGTACACACTACACCAAGCTGCCGGATTATCCTCAGACCATTGAGAGGATGCAGAGGCGCCTGGTTGCACCCAAACTAATCTATGTCATACGACATCCGGTTGATCGTCTGGTTTCCCACTATATTCATCAGTGGTCACAGCGTGTGATCAGTTGTGACATTAACCAAGCGATTGATCAGTACCATGAGTTGATCGCTTATAGTTGTTATGCAAGGCAGTTACTACCTTATATAGAAGCTTATGGCCGGGAAAATATTCTGGTCACCTGTACGGAGGCGATCAAAGCGAGCCCCCAGTCAGAGCTTGAGCGGGTTGCCAGATTTATCGGTTATTCGAAGCCCGTCGTTTGGCATGACACGCTACCTTCGCAAAATGTCTCGCAGCAACGAATCAGACCATTTCCGGGGTACGGTTTGTTGGTCGAATCCCGGGTGATGACGTTCTTACGTCAGAAGCTGGTGCCTCAAAGTATACGGGATCGTGTCAAAAGTGGGCTGACTATGAAAGAGCGCCCGGTGATCGATGCTGTTCATATGAATAAGCTCGTTGAAACCTTTGATCGGGATCTTGAGGTCTTAGGGAGCTGGTTTGGGCGGCAGATCAAGTGCGACAACTTCAAACAGGTCGCTGTTTCTGAGCCACTGAAATTTTCGCATCAGCAATCTTAA
- a CDS encoding glycosyltransferase produces the protein MTAFDTEQSDSADAVEIISQDCGAVVIGRNEGDRLRQCLNSLIKQVTAIVYVDSGSTDSSVKMAESLGVLVVSLDMTVPFTAARARNAGAAKLLKIYPDLQFIQFIDGDCELRSGWIQAAASFLGEHPDYAVVCGRRRERNPQNSIYNLLCDMEWDTPIGDASACGGDALIRTSAYQIVNGYRDDLIAGEEPEMCLRMREKGWKINRIDAEMTLHDAAMTRFGQWWKRAQRAGYAYAEGFSIHGRSLEKYRQKEIRSILVWAVCLPLSFLCLALISPWMLVLFLLYPVQVIRLSVRYRLRITSAKQAFWYALSNVGGKFPQLTGIWRYVLNRIKGRRGTLIEYK, from the coding sequence ATGACTGCCTTTGATACTGAACAATCCGATAGTGCTGATGCGGTAGAAATAATAAGCCAGGATTGCGGTGCCGTGGTTATCGGGCGTAACGAAGGGGACCGGCTCAGGCAATGTCTTAACAGTCTGATCAAACAGGTTACGGCGATTGTGTATGTTGACTCTGGGTCGACGGACAGCAGTGTCAAGATGGCTGAAAGTCTCGGAGTTTTGGTGGTTTCTCTGGATATGACAGTTCCATTTACTGCTGCCCGAGCCCGCAATGCTGGTGCGGCCAAGTTGCTGAAGATTTATCCTGATCTGCAGTTTATTCAGTTTATTGATGGTGACTGTGAGCTACGATCCGGCTGGATTCAGGCAGCAGCATCGTTTTTGGGTGAACACCCTGATTATGCGGTTGTATGTGGTCGGCGCCGGGAGCGTAATCCACAAAACAGCATTTATAACCTCCTGTGTGACATGGAATGGGATACTCCCATTGGTGACGCCAGTGCTTGTGGTGGCGATGCGCTCATTAGGACAAGTGCTTATCAGATTGTTAATGGCTACCGGGATGACTTGATTGCTGGCGAAGAGCCGGAAATGTGTCTGAGAATGCGGGAAAAAGGTTGGAAAATTAACCGTATTGATGCAGAGATGACTCTTCATGATGCAGCTATGACCCGTTTCGGGCAATGGTGGAAAAGAGCACAGCGGGCGGGATATGCCTATGCGGAAGGATTTTCCATACATGGGCGTAGCCTCGAAAAATACCGGCAAAAGGAAATTCGCAGTATTTTGGTCTGGGCGGTTTGTTTACCGCTGTCGTTTCTGTGTCTTGCGTTGATATCTCCTTGGATGCTGGTGTTGTTCTTGCTTTACCCTGTGCAGGTAATACGCCTTAGTGTTCGTTATCGTTTAAGAATTACAAGTGCAAAACAGGCGTTTTGGTATGCACTGTCCAATGTGGGTGGAAAATTTCCGCAACTAACAGGTATATGGCGTTATGTACTCAACCGGATTAAGGGACGCCGTGGTACTTTAATTGAATACAAATAA
- a CDS encoding glycosyltransferase: MSYLLVSPCRNEADYMRITLDSVVAQTAQPDLWVIVDDGSTDETPVILKQYAEKHSFIKVITRQDRGHRSVGPGVIEAFYHGYDQIDVSQFDFVCKFDLDLDLPPRYFETLIERMNANPRIGTCSGKAYFRDQKTGELVSEKCGDEMSVGMTKFYRRSCFEEIGGFVRQVMWDGIDCHKCRQLGWIAVSWDEPDLRFIHLRPMGSSQKGIFTGRMRHGFGQYFMGTGLLYMTASSVFRLFHPPYLVGGLAMWWGYVKSMLQKQPRFADKELVQFIREYQTQCLLKGKTAATEALNRQQEVVWKTTHS; the protein is encoded by the coding sequence ATGTCGTATTTACTGGTTTCCCCCTGCCGAAATGAAGCAGATTACATGCGCATTACCCTGGACAGTGTTGTTGCCCAAACTGCCCAGCCGGATCTCTGGGTTATCGTTGATGACGGGTCTACCGATGAGACGCCGGTTATTTTGAAACAATATGCAGAAAAGCATTCTTTTATAAAGGTTATCACCCGTCAGGACCGTGGTCACAGGAGTGTAGGGCCAGGTGTGATAGAAGCGTTTTATCATGGCTATGATCAGATTGATGTCAGTCAGTTCGATTTTGTATGTAAGTTTGACTTGGATCTGGATCTGCCACCGCGTTATTTTGAAACTCTGATTGAGCGCATGAACGCTAACCCCCGAATTGGTACGTGCAGTGGAAAAGCATACTTTCGCGATCAGAAAACCGGTGAGCTGGTCAGTGAAAAATGTGGCGATGAAATGTCCGTCGGTATGACTAAATTTTATCGTCGCAGTTGTTTCGAAGAAATTGGTGGATTCGTCAGGCAGGTCATGTGGGATGGTATTGATTGCCACAAGTGCCGGCAGTTAGGCTGGATAGCCGTCAGTTGGGACGAGCCGGATCTCCGATTCATTCATTTGAGGCCTATGGGATCGAGCCAGAAAGGTATTTTTACTGGCAGGATGCGCCATGGTTTTGGGCAGTATTTTATGGGTACCGGCCTGTTGTACATGACGGCATCATCTGTTTTTAGATTATTTCACCCACCCTATCTGGTCGGTGGTTTGGCGATGTGGTGGGGATATGTGAAAAGCATGCTTCAGAAGCAACCCCGTTTTGCAGATAAAGAACTGGTACAGTTTATTCGCGAGTATCAGACTCAATGCCTGTTAAAAGGTAAGACTGCGGCGACCGAGGCGCTCAACCGTCAACAGGAAGTTGTATGGAAAACCACGCACTCTTGA